In Betta splendens chromosome 3, fBetSpl5.4, whole genome shotgun sequence, the genomic window GGTCCCACAGGTCCGTGTACACTGTGTTGTTAAAGGCGAAGGTGTTCAGGTACGACTGCAGAGACAGGAAAGGAAAACGACAACACAAAatgaggaataaaaaaaaattgtatgtGGAGCAACTTGGTTGATTTACACCCCAGTCACAGGAACAGAAGCCAAAGTTGGCTTTATTCATCACACCCACCTCTGCtccaacacagtcacagtgactgacagagtggatactcACACTGAGTCCTCTGGCGAAAACAGGCTCGGTGAGGAATTCTGACAGCATCTTGATCACCGCCGCTCcctgaaaacaacaaagcacagcagCTTTGTGCTGGTGTTGCCCTGATCTTTAAAGAACCGAGAGAAGTAATGAATCCGGACATAATCTCCAGGTGATCTGGGAGGAGCAGACCTTGCTGTAGGAGATGGTGCTGAACATCTCGCTGATCTCGGCCGGCGTGttgacctcctcctcccggcAGCTCAGCGGGTGGGATGAGGCCAGGGCGTCCACGGCGAACACCTTCTGCACCTCGTACAGAATGAACCGGTCCCCCTGCGGCCGAGCAGAGAGCGGAGGGCGTCACTAGGGCGctcagagcgagcgagcgagcgggcgagcgagagagagagagagagagagagagagagagagagagagagagtgtcaCACATGCCATGTTCCAGCCGGGCTCCCCGTGGTCCACGCCGAGGTACTCCACGTACGACGCGAAGCCCTCGTTGAGCCACAGGTCGTTCCACCACCGCAGGGTCACCAGGTTGCCAAACCACTAAAAAGCACAGCGCACACATGGGAGAGAGATGAAGAGCGCTGCCGCGGTGACCGCAGTCGTTTCAGCACATTCCCAGGGAACTTTTCTTTGTGCGAAAACATGGTGTCTGACTCTGAGatcaacatgcacacacgctgtAAAGGCAgatcctatatatatatatatatatatatatatatatatatatatatatatatatatatatatatatatattcaaacaGCAGAGAGGTTGACTTGTCCCTAATTGATGATCTGCCATCCCGTCCTGCAGAGAGAGGCGGAGGTTGTTTGGGGGGAAGACGTCACAGATGTCTGACTTCCAATTCTCCGTTACCCCAGCTTCTTCTCTTGGACTGAATGGAcatattaaaggaaaacttcgccaattttcaatgggggttgacccaaacgatggcaggtagtatttaagaaaGAAGGGACACTCTGATTCCTCCTTATTTTCTATGCAgacaaataataatttattcctCTGAGACATCTCATGGGATTGtttgccatgtgctcacagactaTAACTCGGGCTTCCTGTTATTTTTCTGTATCTGTATGGTTGAGCTGAGAAGGGGCGGGGCTAAACGACAGGTaagtccaatcactgcagctcagctgatttgtcagagcgcaatgcattctgggtcttatgaccattttcagccacaacacacattacttctgtttttcctgttaaatgttgttgcacttttttgctgataaaatgtaaaatatttataacacaacttgcttttcagcagtgAAGCATCGCTTTAAAGGCGGCCTACCATGTGTGCAAGTTCGTGGGAGATGACGGTTATAACCCTCTCTTTGTTTCCAGTGGAGGATAAGATGGGGTCGTAGAGCAGGGCCGTCTCCCTGTACGTGACCAGACCCCAGTTCTCCATGGCCCCGGCGTCGAAGTCGGGCAAAGCGACCTGATCTGCAGGAAGGAGGACAGCAGGACGTTGAACATCACCGTCATCAGACAGCCTGATCTCGATGGAGGGATGGATCCAACCTGACTTGGAGAGCGGGTACGCTGCGTTGTAGTAGCGCTCGAAGAACTGAAGGATGGGTCCTGTGACGTTGAGGGCGTAGTCTCCCTGTCTGTCGTCTATGGCCTTTTTCCTGGCCCAGATCCTGATCTGCCAAGAATTTTGCAAAGCTCCATGTGAACATCTGTCCTAAGGTTAGTTAGTGACCTCCGTGACCTCTGTCCTTTTGTGCACTCACCAACAGGTTGTTGTGGTTTGACTGAATGCTGACGAAGTAGCTGACTATAAATGCCAGCAGATACGTGGACATCCTCTTCGTGGGCTCAAACGTAGTTACTCTGACGAGGGCGCCTTCGATGACAGCGTCTGCAGAGTCTGTGCagacggagacggagctgaACCTTGGCACGGTTTTAGAATCAACATCTAGttgctgattttcttttttcttaccAAAACTATAAATAATTTACCATGAAACAGCATCACACATTAACACAGATGAGTACATAACAATAACATCCTCTGCCATTGTTAAACGAACCGATTTCCATCCCGTTGGACAAAGCCACCGTGTCTCGACTGTGGATGAGGATGACATTGAAGACAGCCTTCATGGCCGGCTCGTCAAAGCAGGGGAAGGTTTTCCTGGCGTACGTCGCTTGCATCTGTGAGGTAGCAACAACTCTGTAAAATGTTTCAATTGGACATTAGCACTTGATTAAAATCAGGCGAGCAAATGGTCATAACAGCAACACGACACGGGCCTtggagcagcaggacactgAGCTGAATGTCAGGACTTACTTCGTCACACCATCCTCACTGTATTCACTCCGGTAGAAGCCTTCCAGGTCGTCTGCCAGCTCGCCCCGGAATTCCGTGTAGAGCTCATACGTGGCTCCTCCAGcgaggctgctgctcagctgaagAACCAGGTACTCGGTCTTTGCCACAAACCAGGACCTCTGTATAGAAGGAGCCGGGGCCCGGCCCCGGCCTCTCAGCCTAGCGTGGTGCCCGCCGAAGGTGGTGAGGTTCAGCTGCCTGGAGTGAATGATGATGAGGTCTGTCTCCTTCACACATCTGAAGACCACCGTCGAGTTCCCCGTGAAGACGTACAGGCCGTTTGCGTCGGGCGTCAGCCGGGGCCACAGGGTCACGTCGTAGAAGACGGGGGCGAGGGAGCCCGGGAGCCTGTAGCGGTCCCAAGGCTGCTCCGGGGTCAGCGGAGTGGTGGTGGGCGAGGGCGTGCCCGTGCCGTCCGCGCCCTCGTCTCCACCACTGCCCTGGTTCTTGGCCTTCTCCTTATCGTAGGCGATGGACAGCGCTATGATCGTAACCAGAGCGATGCCGGCCAGAACCAGCAGCCCGAAGCCGACGTTTTTGCTGATGTAGTAGACTTTCCCCATGCTTGATTCAGGAGCTCAGCGTGAGAGTGATCCCAGTCTGTGTCCACGACAGCAGGTGCCTCCCCCTCCTAATAGTTGAGCTATTAACATGGCAAAGGAGACATTTACATGAAACCTGACAGTAAGTGGAAATATGGAAAGCCTAAACAGCTGCAAAGTACATAAACATCAACAAACTGGACACTGTTCCAATATGAGGGTTATTACTGTGGTTTACTGATGTCTTGCGGTagcaatattttatttttcatctctCCCTAAAACCTACTGTGTTTTACCCAGGTACTCGGCTGTTTGTGGGACTTCACAACTGCAACTGTGCAGGAGATCAGTTCATCACAATCAGAACTGTTTCATCAGAACAAAGATCAAGAGTTGCCACATAAACCAGGTAGCGGTGGACTGTTTCAATGATAAGGAATCGATAAGACGCCCTTGACGCTCCGGGTAGTCTGGCAGTAGTAGTACTACTGTACCTTATTTACTGTAGCCCTCAGACCATAAATGCTAATGAAGCTGTAGAGAAGCTGACAGTTGTAATAGAAAGTCAATGCAGCAGCTGAGGGATAACGTCAACGAAGATAACATTGGAAGATGATTTTTTATTAATCCTTCTTTTCCTTTCTATGACCTCATGGGCAGatgtttccttttcagctgtCACCATCTAGTCATTAACTACAGCAGTGTCAGCATATTCACTGATTTACCAACATATGTGGGCCTTATTTCTCTGTGTGAGTCATAACAAAACTtcaaatgattttaaaaaattGTGTTGATTCCTCGATATCCCAGACAAGTCCCACCCCtgcacagtgtgctggctggacagaggagcaccttcaaccagaggctgatcagtattaagTGCTCCACAGAAAGATTTTAGAATCttctgaatcttgaatcttgaatattGACTGGACTTACAACAGATTTGCTTTGCATGAAGAGAACTAAACCATCTGAGCTGGTGGAGAGAGGGCTTCGAGTGCACAGCCCACACATGTTACAAATTACAAAGAAGGGCGGCTGTTAATGGCCGACAGACTGACTGGAATGCTTTACTAGGAATTAACAAGAAAGAGTACTGGGCCTGCTCAACTCTGAGCCAGTGGCCAACCTGACTGACAAAATGGAAAACCCAAACACAAATAAgttattaaatgaaatgaaaggcaATGAGACACAAATAGGGAACCCAAACAGAGTAATGAAGATAACTAACAAAACTGAAGAGAAAAACCATTAACAGACATTCCTAATCACTAAAACAGAAATCTAAGTCCTTTGTACTGAAACAACCTGAGAcctaaacaaaacaataaaagacagGAACAGCGGTGATGGAAACCAGAGGATCGTAAGTCTGAgtaacaaacacagcaacaagcacCAAGCAGACAACAACAGGCAGGAGACCTATATGTGTATAATATGTGTGTATAATATGTGCGTATGAATGTATAATATAGGTGTGTGTATAATATGCTTTAATGTACTGGGTACGTCTAGAATATTAGATCCTCATATTGTCTAAGGTGTTGGTGGTAAATCAAATGATTTCCTTTCAGAGCGACCCATAATCACTTTGTGTTAAGTATTAATTAACACAACAGTCTAACATCAAATCAGTCAATGTGACGTTAGATCAATGCACGCCAAGAAATAACATAATCCAAACAAATCCTTCGCACCGCCGCCACGCCAGCAGACAGCAGGACAGTC contains:
- the anpepa gene encoding aminopeptidase N isoform X1, translated to MGKVYYISKNVGFGLLVLAGIALVTIIALSIAYDKEKAKNQGSGGDEGADGTGTPSPTTTPLTPEQPWDRYRLPGSLAPVFYDVTLWPRLTPDANGLYVFTGNSTVVFRCVKETDLIIIHSRQLNLTTFGGHHARLRGRGRAPAPSIQRSWFVAKTEYLVLQLSSSLAGGATYELYTEFRGELADDLEGFYRSEYSEDGVTKVVATSQMQATYARKTFPCFDEPAMKAVFNVILIHSRDTVALSNGMEIDSADAVIEGALVRVTTFEPTKRMSTYLLAFIVSYFVSIQSNHNNLLIRIWARKKAIDDRQGDYALNVTGPILQFFERYYNAAYPLSKSDQVALPDFDAGAMENWGLVTYRETALLYDPILSSTGNKERVITVISHELAHMWFGNLVTLRWWNDLWLNEGFASYVEYLGVDHGEPGWNMGDRFILYEVQKVFAVDALASSHPLSCREEEVNTPAEISEMFSTISYSKGAAVIKMLSEFLTEPVFARGLSSYLNTFAFNNTVYTDLWDHLQQAVENTPGMNIPDTVHNIMNRWTLQMGFPVVTLDTRTGTLTQQHFLLDPESVVDRASQFNYTWFVPIKWVKTGVEQQQHWLLHKSDTNVLMKATAAEWVVLNTNMSGYFRVNYDPSNWNRLLRVLSTNHKAISVINRAQIIDDAFNLARAKIIRSSTLALRTTKYLSNEREYTPWEAAIRNLDYYILMFDRTEVYGALQAYLKKQIQPLFEHFKNITDNWSKIPPGHTDQYNQINAIGLACNVGVEGCMDLIKRWYRQWMENPAHNPIAPNLKSTVYCRAIAFGGVEEWEFAWRMFKYSTLASEASRLREAMACTKIPWLLNRYLEYTLDPTKIRKQDATSTIQSVALNVVGMPLAWNFVRARWSYIFQQYGTGSFSISSLVTGVAKRLSTEFELQELKKFKEDNVHVGFGSATLALEQAIEKTRANIKWVAENKALVLQWLTDEST